The following proteins are encoded in a genomic region of Salvelinus namaycush isolate Seneca chromosome 12, SaNama_1.0, whole genome shotgun sequence:
- the LOC120057629 gene encoding F-box only protein 40-like, which yields MLSRENLPPWDWSPHPQVVQHLWYKYERAQVDLFASLDKTHCPLWYSMSEPRRHCLSSRPPRPAGHRHCDSCYSRRCKAPVEISVSCVLIPCRLLCGALFHMCKEEEHALLCPNEKVPCLNAAFGCPIIMPRSWQAGHLQVCPASVVCCSMEWIRWPADEAYANTHLDVHAHTHTLHENLLKEEKAGEQLDLAMALDDQRHLFARMKMKTLYPEMIVKVEGEEEEKKEDKKKEKTEDWATVHLRNGASTLCTGADGVPETAVTDLSDFSLEKEEGDVGVEEPGGDISSDRYNRYERMFNMDKGGCNVDTKNSRGREGKEWNHWMELEEQSCREKKERRDAEGLMGALQAPEAPGRPRGTEANRNATGTTGMAPWQDGVLQRMAKEVTPQEFNMYLVHHGRMLLTFGQMDACTPREKDFVYGNIEPIPVQTLYSFKVPVSYREKQRSVHYYDASARAESTWACVDTSDLGALKESWWTDEADSTLLGYAEREVMGHQISEERGQDGLYVDMGMQTHSFKTAPFRRDTTLADLTRDRPLKLRLQLHAGSTSSRHNKASSAFTFLCGHSFQRREFPKHFRNVHTDIQTCASGWFEQRCPLAYLGCTYSQRRLEPFKQPATVTYNQELSIFNLRPTVPASQGEGPEPLKPSKSQSAPEPDPTPRRRRSRGEGDCDSLSALPSEVLCHMASFLDSLSLSQLALVSRLMREVCSSLLQDRGMVSLLWEKKTYKSGVAKWKAKTVWEFSHLFSTVDLWRFIDNVPSMSEHLKVCPYYQTWVPPQPVALPSMSHLQGGTQEQDNQQRQSLVAQFMGNR from the exons ATGCTCTCGAGGGAGAACCTGCCACCTTGGGACTGGAGCCCACATCCCCAGGTGGTGCAGCACCTGTGGTACAAGTACGAGAGGGCGCAGGTGGACCTGTTTGCCTCCCTGGACAAAACACACTGCCCCCTGTGGTACTCCATGTCGGAGCCA AGACGTCATTGCCTTTCCTCTCGTCCACCCCGTCCTGCCGGTCATCGCCACTGTGACAGCTGCTACAGCCGGCGGTGTAAGGCCCCCGTGGAGATCTCCGTGTCTTGTGTGCTCATCCCCTGCCGCCTTTTGTGTGGAGCCCTGTTCCACATGTGCAAAGAGGAGGAGCATGCGCTCCTCTGCCCCAATGAGAAGGTGCCATGCCTCAACGCCGCCTTCGGCTGTCCAATCATCATGCCCCGTTCCTGGCAGGCGGGCCACCTGCAGGTCTGTCCCGCCAGTGTGGTGTGCTGCTCAATGGAGTGGATCCGCTGGCCAGCCGATGAAGCCTACGCAAACACACACCTCGAtgtccacgcacacacacacaccctgcacgaGAACCTGCTGAAGGAGGAGAAGGCAGGAGAACAGTTGGACCTGGCCATGGCCCTGGATGATCAGAGACACTTGTTCGCACGTATGAAGATGAAGACTCTCTACCCAGAGATGATAGtgaaggtggagggagaggaagaggagaagaaagaagaTAAGAAAAAGGAGAAGACAGAAGACTGGGCCACAGTGCATCTAAGAAATGGGGCCTCCACTCTCTGTACGGGTGCTGATG GCGTTCCAGAAACAGCAGTGACAGACCTTTCAGACTTTTCtttggagaaggaggagggagatgtGGGTGTGGAGGAACCAGGGGGAGACATCAGCTCTGACAGATACAACAGGTATGAGAGGATGTTCAATATGGATAAAGGAGGCTGTAATGTGGACACCAAAAACAGCCGGGGCAGGGAAGGGAAGGAGTGGAACCATTGGATGGAGTTGGAGGAGCAGTCGTgcagagagaagaaggagagaagagatgcAGAAGGGTTGATGGGCGCTCTGCAAGCTCCAGAAGCTCCAGGGAGACCAAGGGGGACCGAGGCCAACCGTAATGCCACAGGGACTACAGGTATGGCCCCGTGGCAGGACGGGGTCCTGCAGCGCATGGCCAAGGAGGTCACCCCCCAGGAATTCAACATGTACCTAGTGCACCACGGACGCATGCTGCTCACCTTTGGCCAGATGGATGCCTGCACGCCACGGGAAAAAGACTTTGTCTATGGAAACATAGAGCCCATCCCTGTTCAGACACTGTACTCCTTCAAG GTCCCTGTCAGCTACCGTGAGAAGCAACGTAGTGTCCACTACTATGACGCATCAGCCCGTGCCGAGAGTACCTGGGCCTGTGTGGATACGTCTGACCTGGGGGCATTAAAGGAGTCCTGGTGGACGGACGAGGCTGACAGCACACTACTGGGATacgcagagagagaggtcatgggGCATCAG ATCAGTGAGGAGCGTGGACAGGACGGGCTTTATGTGGACATGGGGATGCAGACCCACTCCTTCAAGACGGCACCGTTCAGACGAGACACGACGTTAGCAGACCTGACAAGGGACAGGCCTCTGAAGCTCCGCCTCCAGCTGCATGCGGGCAGCACCTCCAGCCGACACAACAAGGCTAGCTCCGCCTTCACCTTCCTCTGTGGACACTCCTTCCAACGAAGggaattccccaaacacttcag GAACGTGCACACAGACATTCAGACGTGTGCTAGTGGCTGGTTTGAGCAGAGGTGTCCCCTGGCCTACCTGGGCTGCACCTACAGCCAGAGAAGATTAGAGCCTTTCAAACAACCTGCCACGGTCACCTACAA CCAGGAACTGAGCATCTTCAACCTCCGACCCACCGTCCCAGCTTCTCAAGGGGAAGGACCAGAGCCCCTTAAACCCTCCAAGTCACAGTCTGCTCCAGAACCTGACCCAACCCCCAGGAGGAGGCGGTCGAGGGGAGAAGGAGACTGCGATTCTCTGAGTGCTTTGCCATCCGAGGTGCTGTGCCACATGGCCAGCTTCCTGGACAGCCTGTCCCTGTCCCAACTGGCCCTTGTGTCCCGCCTCATGAGAGAGGTGTGTTCCTCTCTGCTGCAGGACAGGGGGATGGTGTCCCTCCTCTGGGAAAAGAAGACCTACAAGTCTGGTGTGGCCAAATGGAAGGCCAAAACG GTGTGGGAGTTCAGTCATCTGTTCTCTACAGTAGATTTGTGGCGTTTTATAGACAACGTGCCGTCCATGTCGGAACACCTGAAGGTTTGTCCCTACTACCAGACCTGGGTACCACCCCAGCCGGTGGCCCTGCCCAGCATGAGTCACCTACAGGGGGGAACACAGGagcaggacaaccagcagagacagagcctggttgCTCAGTTCATGGGCAACAGATAG